The following proteins are encoded in a genomic region of Natronorubrum halophilum:
- a CDS encoding Nramp family divalent metal transporter — translation MGVIDRLKAIGPGALVAAAFVGPGTVTTASVIGAEYAYLLVWTIAFSILATIVLQEMSARLGLISKEGLGEAFRGEFSNPIARGATIALVVSAIGIGTAAFQTGNIVGGAAGLATITGVGENVWGPAIGLVAAALLWSGNYKLIERVFIGLVTVMGLAFVLNAIIVRPDLGALGGGLVPTVPEGSAYLIAGLVGTTVVGYNLFLHASTVQERWDGPDDLAECRTDTIGMILVGGLITTSIVVTAAAVFPEGTQIGNVGEMADQLEPVFGGYALTFFAIGLFAAGFTSAMSAPLAGAYATAGVLGWEHDLKSTRFRAIWMTILGTGIVFSALDYNPVEVIVFAQVANGLLLPILAVFLIYAMNNDELLGEHTNTTLQNVLGGLVTLVVVGIGLQTLYDVLIL, via the coding sequence ATGGGAGTCATAGACCGACTGAAGGCGATCGGGCCGGGCGCGCTGGTTGCGGCAGCGTTCGTCGGTCCGGGAACCGTCACGACCGCGAGCGTCATCGGGGCGGAGTACGCGTACCTGCTCGTGTGGACGATCGCGTTCTCGATCCTGGCGACGATCGTGCTGCAGGAGATGAGCGCGCGACTGGGATTGATTTCGAAGGAAGGACTGGGCGAGGCGTTTCGCGGCGAGTTCTCGAACCCGATCGCGAGGGGCGCGACTATCGCGCTCGTCGTGAGCGCGATCGGCATCGGCACGGCGGCGTTCCAGACGGGGAACATCGTCGGCGGGGCCGCCGGCCTCGCGACGATCACCGGCGTCGGCGAGAACGTCTGGGGGCCAGCGATCGGGCTGGTCGCCGCGGCCTTGCTGTGGTCGGGCAACTACAAGCTGATCGAACGGGTTTTCATCGGTCTCGTCACCGTCATGGGCCTCGCGTTCGTGCTCAACGCGATCATCGTCCGACCCGACCTCGGCGCGCTCGGCGGCGGCCTCGTGCCGACGGTTCCCGAGGGTTCGGCGTATCTGATCGCCGGTCTCGTCGGGACCACCGTCGTCGGCTACAACCTGTTCTTACACGCGAGTACCGTCCAGGAGCGCTGGGACGGCCCCGACGACCTCGCGGAGTGTCGCACCGATACGATCGGAATGATCCTCGTCGGCGGGCTCATCACGACCTCGATCGTCGTCACGGCCGCCGCGGTGTTCCCCGAGGGAACCCAGATCGGCAACGTCGGCGAGATGGCCGACCAGCTCGAGCCGGTCTTCGGCGGCTACGCGCTCACCTTCTTCGCGATCGGACTCTTCGCGGCCGGCTTCACGAGCGCGATGAGCGCGCCGCTGGCGGGAGCGTACGCGACCGCCGGTGTGCTCGGCTGGGAGCACGACCTGAAATCGACTCGATTCCGCGCGATCTGGATGACGATCCTCGGCACCGGCATCGTCTTCTCGGCGCTGGATTACAACCCGGTCGAGGTCATCGTCTTCGCGCAGGTCGCCAACGGCCTGTTGTTGCCGATTCTCGCCGTCTTCCTCATTTACGCGATGAACAACGACGAACTGCTCGGCGAACACACGAACACGACCCTCCAGAACGTCCTCGGCGGGCTCGTCACGCTCGTCGTGGTCGGAATCGGTCTGCAGACGCTCTACGACGTGCTGATCCTCTAA